The following are encoded together in the Pedobacter steynii genome:
- a CDS encoding nucleotide sugar dehydrogenase gives MVTPVIKGIKIGIVGLGYVGLPLAVTFAAKYKVFGFDSNVERIAHLKMGYDHTLEIEAADLMKVITNDCSTLTGLFCTNELEMLRKCNVYIVTVPTPVDKNNRPDMGALLKASKTIGRVLKAEDIVIYESTVYPGATEEECIPVLEKVSGLKFNSDFFVGYSPERINPGDKEHTVSQILKITSGSTPESAEIINNLYGSVIMAGTYKASSIKVAEAAKVIENAQRDINIAFVNELAMIFNKLGIDTTEVLKAAGTKWNFMKFQPGLVGGHCIGVDPYYLAQKAQEQGYYPEIILAGRRINDRMGRYIADELVKRIVATRKMVDCQVLILGFTFKENCPDVRNTKVIDIVRRLREYNIQVVIHDPWADPAQVEREYGVICQNGESKTRKYDAIILAVAHRKFKDIDISAMCNAQTIVYDLKSLLPDKLVNMRL, from the coding sequence ATGGTAACTCCGGTAATTAAAGGGATTAAAATTGGAATCGTAGGACTTGGATATGTGGGTTTACCGCTGGCGGTAACCTTTGCTGCAAAATATAAGGTGTTTGGTTTTGATTCCAATGTAGAGCGGATCGCCCACCTGAAAATGGGATACGACCATACGCTGGAAATTGAGGCAGCCGACCTGATGAAGGTCATCACCAACGATTGCAGCACCCTGACAGGTTTGTTTTGTACCAATGAGCTGGAAATGCTGAGGAAATGTAATGTGTATATTGTCACTGTTCCTACACCGGTAGACAAGAACAACCGTCCGGATATGGGGGCCCTGCTGAAAGCGAGCAAGACTATAGGCCGGGTACTGAAAGCGGAAGATATCGTTATCTATGAATCTACGGTATATCCAGGGGCAACGGAGGAAGAATGTATTCCGGTACTGGAAAAGGTTTCCGGATTAAAGTTCAACAGCGACTTTTTTGTGGGCTATTCACCAGAACGGATAAACCCCGGAGACAAGGAACATACGGTGTCCCAGATTCTGAAAATCACTTCCGGTTCCACACCTGAATCTGCAGAAATAATCAATAACCTGTATGGTTCAGTCATCATGGCCGGAACCTATAAAGCATCTTCTATAAAGGTGGCCGAAGCAGCTAAAGTTATTGAAAATGCACAGCGCGACATTAACATTGCTTTTGTAAATGAACTGGCCATGATCTTTAACAAATTAGGAATTGATACTACTGAAGTACTCAAAGCGGCAGGTACCAAATGGAATTTTATGAAATTTCAGCCCGGCCTGGTTGGCGGCCATTGTATTGGTGTAGATCCTTATTATCTGGCGCAAAAGGCACAGGAGCAGGGGTATTATCCGGAAATCATCCTGGCTGGAAGGCGGATCAATGACCGGATGGGCAGGTACATTGCCGATGAACTGGTGAAACGTATCGTGGCCACCAGAAAAATGGTGGATTGCCAGGTGCTGATCCTGGGTTTCACTTTTAAGGAGAATTGTCCTGATGTGAGGAATACCAAAGTCATTGATATCGTAAGGAGGCTCCGCGAATACAATATACAGGTGGTGATCCACGATCCCTGGGCAGATCCCGCTCAGGTGGAACGTGAATATGGGGTGATCTGTCAGAACGGAGAATCGAAAACCAGGAAATACGATGCGATTATCCTTGCCGTAGCACACCGCAAATTTAAGGATATCGACATTTCGGCGATGTGTAATGCGCAAACCATCGTTTATGATTTAAAATCGCTATTGCCTGACAAACTGGTCAATATGCGACTGTAA
- a CDS encoding TetR/AcrR family transcriptional regulator — MARNKEFDPTEKLEKARDLFWEKGYHATSMQDLVSQMKVNRGSMYDTYGDKHQLFIESLQNYALETYGEYKKAAAGEKSPFKAIELMIKKAIKRSFEEDKVCMVVKSSFEMAPLDEDVKTLLKQLSNSLISIFEELILKAQQEGEISKKKDARQSAQFIVGGFAGLWQMQSLFNDRKMVDQMAKTTLDSLKN, encoded by the coding sequence ATGGCACGTAACAAAGAATTTGACCCTACTGAAAAGCTGGAAAAGGCCCGGGATTTATTTTGGGAAAAGGGGTATCATGCAACTTCCATGCAGGACCTGGTGAGCCAGATGAAAGTGAATCGCGGGAGTATGTACGATACTTACGGAGATAAACATCAGCTATTTATAGAAAGCTTGCAAAACTATGCCCTGGAAACTTACGGAGAATATAAAAAAGCAGCAGCAGGAGAGAAATCACCATTCAAAGCCATTGAACTCATGATCAAAAAAGCTATAAAACGATCATTTGAAGAAGATAAGGTCTGTATGGTAGTCAAATCTTCTTTTGAAATGGCGCCGCTCGACGAAGATGTGAAGACATTACTAAAGCAACTCAGCAACTCCTTAATCTCAATTTTTGAAGAGTTAATCCTTAAAGCACAGCAGGAAGGCGAAATATCAAAGAAGAAAGATGCCAGGCAATCCGCTCAGTTCATTGTAGGAGGTTTTGCCGGTTTATGGCAGATGCAATCTCTTTTTAACGACCGGAAAATGGTCGATCAAATGGCAAAAACCACTTTGGACAGTTTAAAAAACTAA
- a CDS encoding UpxY family transcription antiterminator codes for MEGLSSIRLNTPKRWYVIYTRPRWEKKVDELLKLQGINSYCPLKRVRHKWADRMKDVELPLFNSYVFVYIDPREELKVRATLGVMNFVYYMGRPAQVRDVVIEEIRKCIDAFPDVEVVDLQQLEVGDRVKIKEGLMNNKEGQVIKLRQKSVMVVIDSLNCVLLTDVNIEDLELIN; via the coding sequence ATGGAAGGTCTATCCTCAATCCGGCTCAACACGCCAAAAAGGTGGTATGTAATTTACACCCGCCCGAGATGGGAAAAAAAAGTTGATGAATTGCTTAAACTACAGGGAATCAACAGTTATTGTCCTCTTAAAAGAGTCAGACATAAATGGGCGGACAGAATGAAAGACGTAGAGCTGCCCCTATTTAATTCCTATGTATTTGTGTACATCGATCCAAGAGAAGAGCTCAAAGTAAGGGCCACATTGGGCGTGATGAATTTTGTGTATTACATGGGCAGACCTGCTCAGGTAAGGGATGTGGTGATCGAGGAGATCAGGAAATGTATTGATGCATTTCCAGATGTAGAGGTAGTAGATCTTCAACAGCTGGAAGTGGGCGATCGGGTAAAGATTAAAGAAGGATTGATGAACAATAAAGAAGGGCAGGTCATTAAACTCAGACAAAAAAGCGTGATGGTGGTGATTGATAGCCTGAACTGTGTACTGCTTACCGATGTGAATATAGAAGACCTGGAACTCATTAATTAA
- a CDS encoding LLM class flavin-dependent oxidoreductase: protein MELGISMFGDLHVDPATGKIQSTQQRLKELMEEIKLADDVGIDLLGIGEHHRPEYAVPSPEIILAAAAVVTKRIKLSSSVTVLSSSDPVKLYQNFAMVDLLSGGRAELMAGRGSFTESFPLFGYHLHDYSALFEEKLDLLLKINKEETINWQGRFRAALDGQQVLPRAVNNKLVVWIAAGGTSESVVRAGRLGLPLVFAIVAGTPLLRFKPLYDLYKETYQEFGHDMSKFQVGMFSHSLFGEHANAISEYYYPLYAAQMDRIGRTRGWFPFQREQYDFGRSKAGALFVGDAEEVVDKILYAQELYGITRFSAHLDVGAPDHPHLMKSIEIYGTKIAPKVRKALNQ from the coding sequence ATGGAATTAGGAATCAGCATGTTTGGCGATTTACACGTCGACCCCGCCACCGGGAAAATACAATCCACTCAACAGCGCCTGAAAGAGCTCATGGAAGAAATTAAACTTGCCGATGATGTAGGTATCGATCTTTTAGGAATAGGGGAACACCACCGACCGGAATATGCGGTGCCAAGCCCGGAAATCATCCTTGCAGCTGCGGCGGTTGTCACCAAAAGAATAAAATTAAGCAGTTCTGTAACGGTATTAAGCTCTTCAGATCCGGTTAAACTTTATCAGAACTTTGCGATGGTCGACCTGCTCTCCGGAGGCAGGGCCGAATTGATGGCCGGAAGAGGAAGCTTTACGGAATCTTTTCCGCTGTTTGGATACCATCTCCATGATTACAGTGCTTTATTTGAAGAGAAACTGGACCTGCTGTTAAAAATCAACAAAGAAGAGACCATTAACTGGCAAGGTCGCTTTCGGGCGGCCCTGGATGGACAACAGGTGCTACCCAGAGCAGTAAACAACAAGCTGGTCGTATGGATCGCTGCGGGTGGAACATCAGAGTCCGTAGTTCGTGCAGGAAGGCTGGGACTGCCATTGGTTTTTGCCATCGTAGCAGGAACACCACTCCTGCGGTTTAAGCCCCTTTATGATCTGTATAAAGAGACTTATCAGGAGTTTGGACATGATATGTCAAAGTTCCAGGTGGGGATGTTCTCGCATTCCCTGTTTGGAGAACATGCCAATGCAATCAGTGAATACTACTATCCTTTATACGCAGCGCAAATGGACAGGATCGGAAGGACAAGAGGATGGTTTCCTTTTCAGAGGGAACAATATGATTTCGGAAGGTCTAAAGCAGGTGCTTTGTTTGTCGGCGATGCAGAAGAGGTGGTTGATAAAATATTGTACGCACAGGAACTATACGGAATTACCCGTTTTTCTGCACATCTGGATGTGGGTGCTCCAGACCATCCCCATCTGATGAAATCCATTGAAATATACGGAACTAAAATAGCCCCAAAAGTCAGGAAAGCCTTAAATCAGTAA
- a CDS encoding acyltransferase family protein: MVRVKELDVLRGIAALNVVLFHYTAKFRLNFGHDYPSKYDWNIGQYGVELFFIISGFVIFMSLQGKTCIRDFAYKRFSRLYPTYWICMILTFLVVGLARDPGIESQSAAVFLMNLTMIQGAFNIKNIDGVYWSLIPELFFYVSMGLLFQLGWLNKVRTIALVWLSLMLFNTLFKLPFGAYFLNLEYGMFFMAGILFYQIKFAKGDWHEHVLIGFCFLAAVLTHPGLTLFYVFVFIFLLFYLFVYDQLKFFSWRPFIFLGYISYSLYLLHQNIGFVLMRKMEPYIGNEYLVIFITMVLIVTLAWLVTRFLEKPVLQFLRNYRIQGQRYSSSLQK, from the coding sequence ATGGTACGTGTAAAAGAACTCGATGTTTTAAGGGGGATTGCAGCATTGAATGTTGTGCTGTTCCATTATACGGCTAAATTCAGGTTGAATTTTGGTCATGATTATCCCTCAAAATACGATTGGAATATCGGTCAGTATGGTGTAGAATTATTCTTTATCATTAGCGGATTTGTGATTTTTATGTCGCTTCAGGGAAAAACATGTATCCGGGATTTTGCCTATAAACGCTTTTCCAGATTATATCCGACTTATTGGATCTGTATGATTCTGACTTTTCTGGTGGTAGGCCTGGCCCGGGATCCGGGGATAGAAAGCCAGTCGGCTGCGGTATTCCTGATGAACCTGACGATGATCCAGGGAGCGTTCAATATAAAAAATATAGATGGGGTATACTGGTCGCTGATTCCCGAATTGTTCTTTTACGTGAGCATGGGGCTGCTGTTTCAGCTGGGCTGGTTAAATAAGGTCCGTACGATTGCCCTGGTTTGGTTGAGCCTGATGTTGTTTAACACCTTGTTTAAACTTCCGTTCGGGGCCTACTTTCTGAATCTTGAATATGGCATGTTCTTTATGGCGGGGATTCTCTTTTACCAGATCAAATTTGCCAAAGGAGACTGGCATGAGCATGTGTTAATCGGTTTTTGCTTTCTTGCAGCAGTATTGACACACCCGGGGTTAACCCTTTTTTATGTGTTTGTTTTCATCTTTTTGTTGTTTTATCTGTTTGTATACGATCAGCTTAAATTCTTCAGTTGGAGACCCTTTATATTCCTTGGTTACATCTCTTATTCCCTGTACCTGCTTCATCAGAATATTGGCTTTGTATTGATGAGAAAAATGGAGCCGTATATCGGTAATGAATACCTGGTGATATTCATCACTATGGTGCTGATTGTTACGCTGGCATGGCTGGTTACCAGGTTTTTGGAAAAGCCGGTTCTTCAGTTTTTAAGGAATTACAGAATTCAGGGGCAGAGATATTCCAGCTCTTTGCAAAAATAA
- a CDS encoding amino acid permease — MKQVDEKSELQKPEEQKLVRGLQNRHIQLIALGGAIGTGLFLGIGPAAVLAGPSVILGYTLAGIIAFFIMRQLGEMVVQEPVSGSFSHFAYKYWGPFAGFASGWNYWVLYILVSMSELTAIGIYVHFWWPEIPLWSSSLFFFLTINALNLTSVKVYGEVEFWFSIVKVVAIIAMIAFGAYLLLSGTGGEKASIQNLWNDGGFFAKGWFGSDGKGGFEGLFAAITLIMFSFGGLELIGITAAEAENPEKTIPKATNQVIYRILIFYVGALVILFSLSPWKSITTDSSPFVMVFESLKGFQFDLFGKTIYFTSIIANVLNLIVLTAALSVYNSCVYSNSRMLFGLAEQGNAPAFLKKLNKNHVPIKAILVSSVFAAICIVVNKLIPEKALGILMSLVVSSLMINWLMISITHLKFRKRKKEEQVKTKFPSFVYPLSNYICLVFLIGILAIMWITGMKVSVELIPGWILLLYICYLLVKRKKKQIA, encoded by the coding sequence TTGAAACAAGTAGACGAAAAATCTGAACTGCAAAAGCCTGAGGAGCAGAAACTGGTAAGGGGATTGCAAAACAGACATATTCAGTTAATTGCCCTTGGCGGTGCCATAGGAACGGGCTTATTTTTAGGGATCGGGCCGGCAGCAGTGCTCGCAGGACCCTCTGTAATTTTAGGATATACTTTAGCGGGTATCATTGCTTTTTTTATCATGCGCCAATTGGGTGAAATGGTAGTACAGGAGCCTGTATCAGGAAGTTTTAGTCACTTTGCCTATAAATACTGGGGCCCCTTTGCAGGTTTTGCCTCGGGCTGGAATTATTGGGTACTCTATATCCTGGTGAGCATGTCGGAGCTGACAGCCATTGGTATCTATGTACATTTCTGGTGGCCGGAAATTCCTTTATGGTCTTCCAGCCTTTTCTTTTTCCTGACCATCAACGCCTTAAATCTGACTTCCGTTAAAGTCTATGGGGAAGTGGAATTCTGGTTCTCTATCGTCAAAGTCGTTGCCATCATAGCGATGATTGCTTTTGGTGCCTATCTGTTACTGAGTGGGACGGGTGGTGAAAAAGCAAGCATCCAAAATCTTTGGAATGATGGCGGTTTCTTCGCGAAAGGATGGTTTGGTTCTGACGGAAAAGGTGGGTTTGAAGGATTGTTTGCCGCGATTACGCTGATTATGTTTTCTTTCGGCGGATTGGAATTGATCGGCATCACCGCTGCGGAAGCAGAAAATCCTGAAAAAACAATCCCTAAAGCAACCAATCAGGTGATCTATCGCATCCTGATTTTCTATGTAGGTGCATTAGTCATCCTGTTCTCCTTATCACCATGGAAAAGCATCACTACAGATAGCAGTCCTTTTGTGATGGTTTTTGAAAGCTTAAAAGGCTTCCAGTTTGACTTGTTCGGAAAGACCATTTACTTCACGAGTATCATTGCCAATGTGCTTAACCTGATTGTTTTAACGGCCGCATTATCGGTTTACAATAGCTGTGTATACAGCAATAGCCGTATGCTTTTTGGCTTGGCAGAGCAAGGGAATGCACCTGCTTTCCTAAAGAAACTGAATAAAAACCATGTACCGATAAAAGCCATTCTGGTGTCCAGTGTTTTTGCCGCAATCTGTATTGTAGTTAATAAACTGATCCCGGAAAAAGCGTTGGGAATCCTGATGTCACTGGTAGTTTCTTCTTTAATGATCAATTGGTTAATGATCAGTATTACTCATTTGAAATTCAGAAAGAGAAAAAAAGAAGAGCAGGTGAAGACCAAGTTTCCTTCTTTCGTTTATCCGTTATCGAACTATATCTGTTTGGTTTTTCTCATTGGAATTTTAGCCATCATGTGGATTACCGGTATGAAAGTCTCCGTAGAACTCATTCCCGGATGGATCCTGCTTTTATACATCTGCTACCTGCTGGTGAAAAGAAAGAAGAAACAGATTGCTTAA
- a CDS encoding polysaccharide biosynthesis/export family protein, with protein sequence MNLKLVVCYLMVITLSSCSRQRNLVYFSDLDSKKEPYSKILNNGEPTILQNDILSVTVNSTSPESNVLFASQPVNQTVNGVYEREGYRVNEVGSIKFPVLGLVPVQGLTINQAQKLIEAQLNKYVKNAIVNIKFLNFRVTVIGEVNHPSTFTVSNEKINLLEALGLAGDMTAYGKRENVLLIREEDGRRIMERINLNRQDVLSSPYFYLKQNDVIYVEPDKAKSVEVSNNNRLMPLVVATISAVAVLAATLLK encoded by the coding sequence ATGAATCTAAAACTTGTAGTGTGTTACTTAATGGTAATTACATTAAGTAGCTGTTCGAGACAAAGAAATTTAGTCTATTTCAGTGATCTGGATTCTAAAAAGGAACCTTATTCCAAGATCTTGAATAATGGAGAACCAACTATTCTTCAGAATGATATCCTCTCGGTTACCGTAAATAGCACGAGTCCGGAATCGAATGTGCTGTTTGCCTCACAGCCGGTTAACCAAACGGTAAACGGGGTATATGAAAGGGAAGGGTATCGGGTAAATGAAGTGGGAAGTATTAAGTTTCCCGTACTCGGACTGGTTCCTGTACAGGGACTTACAATTAATCAGGCTCAGAAGCTGATCGAAGCTCAACTCAACAAGTATGTCAAGAATGCAATCGTAAATATCAAATTTCTGAATTTCCGGGTGACGGTAATCGGGGAGGTGAACCACCCCTCCACGTTCACGGTGAGCAATGAAAAGATAAACCTCCTGGAAGCACTGGGATTGGCGGGTGATATGACCGCATATGGTAAAAGGGAAAATGTCCTGCTGATCAGAGAAGAGGACGGAAGGCGTATCATGGAGCGCATCAACCTGAACAGGCAGGATGTATTGAGCTCCCCCTATTTCTATCTGAAACAGAACGATGTGATTTATGTAGAGCCTGATAAAGCCAAATCGGTCGAAGTCAGCAATAACAACAGGTTGATGCCTTTAGTGGTGGCTACGATCTCTGCAGTGGCTGTTTTAGCGGCTACACTTTTAAAGTAA
- a CDS encoding DUF6266 family protein: MGLLPYGPHGPVIGKVGKLVSYILNGQVVTRTIGHKRTKHSKDQLANYQAMAVTMKLLKPMTTFINSSFEIEARGTVKNQHNLATSYNKKQALKGEYPDIRVDYSKVVLSYGNLPVAGNLKMVKTETGLQISWDTGGGKPHDMVMILICHPLKGLSSGSINACRRDAGSHFFAISEEDLSQQLEAYICFKSADGKQISNSVYLGNFNGEMESSKEKLKREQYQALKTRFDQVSAAYFRILDLRIVAQLTTKSFRNLETEYQALKQKLEHLPGKPG; this comes from the coding sequence ATGGGATTATTGCCTTATGGGCCACATGGCCCGGTTATCGGAAAAGTAGGAAAACTGGTTTCCTATATCTTAAATGGACAAGTAGTGACACGCACTATAGGTCACAAACGCACTAAACATAGTAAAGACCAGCTGGCCAATTATCAGGCTATGGCTGTGACCATGAAACTGTTAAAGCCCATGACTACTTTTATCAATTCCAGTTTTGAAATTGAAGCGAGGGGGACGGTTAAAAATCAGCACAACCTCGCCACTTCCTACAATAAAAAACAGGCCTTAAAAGGCGAATACCCAGATATTAGGGTGGATTATAGCAAAGTGGTACTGAGTTATGGCAACCTACCGGTTGCAGGAAATTTGAAAATGGTAAAGACAGAAACCGGGCTGCAAATTAGCTGGGATACCGGTGGGGGGAAACCACATGATATGGTGATGATTCTGATTTGTCATCCGTTAAAAGGTTTATCCAGTGGTAGTATTAATGCCTGCAGAAGAGATGCAGGAAGTCATTTTTTTGCCATTTCTGAGGAAGACCTGAGCCAACAACTGGAAGCATATATCTGCTTCAAGTCCGCAGATGGAAAGCAAATTTCCAATAGTGTATATCTGGGGAATTTCAACGGGGAGATGGAAAGTTCTAAAGAAAAGCTGAAAAGGGAACAGTATCAGGCATTAAAAACCAGGTTTGATCAGGTTTCAGCAGCATACTTCAGAATTCTCGACCTGCGTATTGTAGCTCAGCTGACCACCAAATCCTTCCGGAATCTGGAAACAGAGTATCAGGCGCTCAAACAAAAGCTCGAACACCTGCCAGGGAAGCCCGGTTAA
- a CDS encoding alpha/beta hydrolase, translated as MKKIERLNLWNGNPPVNSGLSGNEVLDPEVILELTNVTETELIIYSPDDKINIGAAVIICPGGAYAGLAITTQGYDFAEWLNTIGITGIVLKYRMPNGNKEIPLDDVQESIRYIRKNAKGLKLNENKIGVAGFSAGGHLAALSATLFSEEGISTRPDFSILFYPVISMGLHTQKDTQQNLLGAEPSSLAIANYSCEKQVQPNTPPTLILTSDDDTIVSPVNSTLYYEALKQQQIPATLYIFPQGDHAWGIKGTNMFGQKFDYVEQAKALVLKWLNNHC; from the coding sequence ATGAAAAAGATAGAAAGACTAAACCTGTGGAATGGAAATCCACCTGTCAATAGCGGATTATCCGGCAACGAAGTTCTGGACCCGGAAGTGATCCTGGAGCTGACCAATGTTACAGAAACAGAGCTGATCATCTATAGCCCGGACGATAAGATAAATATAGGCGCTGCGGTAATCATATGCCCCGGAGGGGCTTATGCCGGATTAGCCATCACGACACAAGGCTACGATTTTGCCGAATGGCTCAACACGATCGGCATCACAGGAATCGTGTTGAAATACAGAATGCCAAATGGAAACAAAGAAATTCCATTGGATGATGTTCAGGAATCCATCCGCTATATCCGGAAGAACGCCAAAGGGCTGAAACTAAATGAAAACAAAATTGGGGTAGCTGGATTTTCCGCAGGAGGTCACCTGGCTGCCTTATCGGCTACTTTATTCTCAGAAGAGGGGATCAGTACCCGGCCTGACTTTTCAATTTTGTTCTATCCGGTGATTTCCATGGGACTACATACACAAAAAGACACTCAGCAAAACTTGCTGGGAGCAGAACCTTCTTCATTAGCCATAGCGAACTATTCTTGCGAAAAGCAGGTCCAGCCAAATACGCCACCCACGTTAATCTTAACCAGTGATGATGATACCATTGTATCCCCGGTTAACAGCACTTTGTATTATGAAGCGCTGAAACAACAACAGATTCCTGCAACACTGTATATATTTCCTCAGGGAGATCATGCCTGGGGAATAAAAGGAACCAATATGTTCGGGCAAAAATTTGACTATGTGGAGCAGGCTAAAGCATTGGTTTTAAAATGGCTCAATAACCATTGCTAA
- a CDS encoding GumC family protein: protein MAYHKQVPINNPGIIAQAMKYVKYWHFFVIALILSLGAAWLYLQMTAPKYKVSSTLLVQDDAKGDGLLKGTAFSDLNMFRSSKTVIDEMEVMRSRDLIYGVLKDLNMELSYFYELTFRNQELYGKTLPVVVRVGKNNDQAYRQKLSLTILNKDQFILNENGKRTIYNFGYAISRSQFNITVVKGPAFKVSDQVIQFRFVDLRQLSQAYSTTGLTVLPVIKDANTVVLSLMDVIPQRGMDILEALISRYNRENVNNKNVMALNTIKFIDGKLKYLTKNLSGVEQDVENYKRDNRITELSADAQMNLQSSGNYNEQLASSEVQLSLVQSIINYLKGGNSTFELVPTTLGLKDPTLQNLTDKYNNLQIERERLLRNNSVNNPLVVSLTEQLSGLKRSLLENLTMIRRGLTLERNKLSSKTSQFENRLSHVPVMERGLLERSREQSVKTTLYQYLLQKREETELSLSATIPTSKLIDKPAYNPIPAKPKVQLIYMLSIMAGLTIPFSVIYLKEKLNNKVKDIYDVQYIAANGKILGELSHKAIGESIVVHKNQSNTISELFRYIRSNLHFMDMSRHNKVLMVTSTSKGEGKTFFSINLGITLSLINKKVVILEFDLRKPDLLNSMKLQSKTGLSDYLKSENLRVDDILIKVPQSEHLSVIGCGEISDSPSEILMSPKLKILFMELRERFDYVIVDTSPVGYVADAFTIAEFADSSIYLVRYNYTQKEDLAIFEEICENGRLKNPMIVLNDAGKGNKNAYKYGRYAYSA, encoded by the coding sequence ATGGCTTACCATAAACAAGTTCCAATCAATAATCCCGGCATTATTGCACAGGCGATGAAATATGTGAAATATTGGCATTTCTTTGTTATTGCACTGATCTTAAGTCTGGGAGCCGCCTGGCTGTACCTGCAAATGACAGCGCCAAAATATAAAGTAAGCAGCACCTTACTTGTTCAGGATGATGCAAAAGGGGATGGGCTATTAAAGGGAACGGCATTTAGCGACCTGAACATGTTCCGGAGCTCCAAAACGGTGATCGATGAGATGGAGGTGATGCGTTCCAGGGATTTGATCTATGGGGTATTAAAAGACCTGAACATGGAGCTGAGTTATTTCTATGAGCTGACATTCCGGAATCAGGAATTGTATGGGAAGACCCTGCCGGTAGTGGTTCGCGTAGGGAAAAACAACGACCAGGCTTACCGTCAAAAGCTAAGTCTGACCATCCTCAATAAAGATCAGTTTATTTTAAATGAAAATGGTAAAAGGACCATTTACAATTTTGGCTATGCCATTTCCCGTTCTCAGTTCAATATAACGGTTGTAAAAGGCCCTGCATTTAAAGTATCTGATCAGGTCATTCAGTTCAGATTCGTTGACCTGCGCCAACTGTCACAAGCCTACAGCACCACTGGATTAACGGTGCTGCCGGTGATTAAGGATGCAAATACTGTGGTGCTGAGTTTAATGGATGTGATCCCGCAAAGGGGAATGGACATTTTGGAAGCATTGATTTCCAGGTACAATAGGGAAAATGTCAATAATAAGAATGTCATGGCCTTAAATACCATTAAATTTATTGATGGTAAGTTGAAATACCTCACTAAAAACCTGTCCGGGGTAGAACAGGATGTCGAGAATTATAAAAGGGACAACAGGATCACTGAACTAAGTGCTGATGCGCAGATGAACCTGCAGTCTTCAGGAAATTACAACGAACAGCTGGCCTCAAGCGAAGTACAGCTGAGCCTGGTACAATCTATCATCAATTACCTGAAAGGTGGAAACAGCACTTTTGAACTGGTACCTACCACGCTTGGATTGAAAGATCCGACCCTACAAAACCTGACAGATAAATACAATAACCTGCAGATTGAAAGAGAAAGACTGCTGCGGAACAATAGCGTAAATAACCCTCTGGTGGTCAGTCTGACTGAACAATTGAGCGGCCTTAAAAGAAGCCTGCTGGAAAACCTGACGATGATCAGAAGAGGCCTTACGCTGGAAAGAAATAAACTGAGCAGCAAAACTTCTCAGTTTGAGAACCGGTTAAGTCATGTGCCGGTGATGGAACGGGGGCTTTTGGAAAGAAGCCGGGAGCAAAGTGTGAAAACCACCCTTTATCAATACCTGCTTCAGAAAAGAGAAGAAACGGAACTTTCTTTATCGGCTACAATTCCTACTTCTAAGCTGATTGATAAGCCTGCTTACAACCCGATTCCTGCGAAACCTAAAGTGCAGCTGATCTATATGCTCAGCATAATGGCCGGTCTGACCATTCCCTTTTCGGTCATTTACCTGAAAGAGAAACTAAACAATAAAGTAAAAGATATTTATGATGTGCAATATATTGCGGCAAACGGAAAAATTCTTGGAGAACTGAGCCATAAAGCAATTGGAGAATCTATTGTGGTGCATAAAAACCAGAGCAATACCATTTCCGAGCTGTTCAGGTATATCCGTTCTAACCTTCACTTTATGGATATGAGCCGGCACAACAAGGTGTTGATGGTCACCTCCACTTCAAAAGGAGAAGGGAAGACCTTTTTTAGCATTAACCTGGGCATCACCTTGTCTTTAATTAATAAAAAGGTGGTTATCCTTGAATTTGATCTGCGTAAACCGGATCTGCTGAACAGCATGAAACTGCAGAGCAAAACAGGTTTATCAGATTATCTCAAATCTGAAAACCTGAGGGTGGATGACATTCTGATCAAAGTACCGCAATCTGAACACTTGTCTGTGATTGGATGTGGCGAAATTTCAGACAGCCCTTCAGAAATTCTAATGAGCCCTAAACTAAAAATACTGTTTATGGAGCTCAGAGAGCGGTTTGATTATGTGATTGTCGATACTTCACCGGTGGGTTATGTTGCAGATGCTTTTACCATTGCTGAGTTTGCGGATTCCAGCATTTACCTGGTCCGGTATAATTATACCCAGAAAGAAGACCTGGCGATATTTGAAGAAATCTGTGAAAACGGCCGGCTTAAAAATCCAATGATTGTGCTTAATGATGCAGGGAAGGGGAATAAAAATGCGTACAAATATGGCAGATATGCATACTCAGCATAA